From the genome of Thermoanaerobacterium sp. PSU-2, one region includes:
- a CDS encoding aldo/keto reductase encodes MEYLKLGNSDILVSRICVGCMSFGDTSSNFHAWTLNAEDSEAIIKHALDLGINFFDTANVYSGGTSEEYLGRAIKNNIARDKVVIATKVYFNEGKLSKKAILREIDGSLKRLGTDYVDLYIIHRFDYDTPIEETMEALDSLVKAGKVRALGASAMYDYQFYNMQLAAEKNGWTKFVSMQNHYNLLYREDERELIPICKQMNVALTPYSPLAAGRLSRLEWKADTKRSQTDKIAVSKYDSTQETDYGIVLRVNELAKKYGVTMTQISLAWHFAKGVTAPIIGVTKAKYLDDAVGALNVKLTDDDIAYLEELYVPHKIVGAL; translated from the coding sequence ATGGAATATTTAAAACTAGGAAATTCTGATATTCTTGTTTCTCGCATTTGCGTAGGTTGCATGAGTTTTGGTGACACGTCAAGTAATTTTCATGCATGGACACTAAACGCTGAAGATAGTGAAGCAATAATCAAGCATGCTCTTGATCTTGGCATAAATTTTTTTGACACTGCAAATGTATATTCTGGCGGTACAAGTGAAGAATATCTTGGCCGTGCCATAAAGAACAATATAGCTCGTGATAAGGTAGTTATAGCTACTAAAGTTTATTTTAACGAAGGCAAACTTTCAAAAAAAGCGATACTTCGTGAGATTGATGGCTCACTAAAACGGCTTGGTACAGATTACGTTGATCTTTACATTATCCATCGATTCGATTATGACACACCGATAGAGGAAACGATGGAGGCACTTGACAGTCTTGTTAAGGCAGGAAAGGTGAGAGCTCTCGGCGCTTCAGCAATGTATGACTACCAGTTTTACAATATGCAGCTTGCTGCCGAGAAGAACGGTTGGACAAAGTTTGTTTCAATGCAGAATCACTACAATCTGCTTTACCGTGAGGATGAGCGGGAACTTATTCCGATTTGCAAGCAAATGAATGTTGCACTTACCCCATACAGCCCACTTGCTGCTGGAAGGCTTTCACGTCTTGAATGGAAGGCAGATACGAAACGAAGCCAGACAGATAAAATTGCAGTTTCAAAGTACGATAGTACCCAAGAGACAGACTATGGAATAGTACTTCGCGTAAATGAACTTGCCAAGAAGTATGGTGTTACAATGACACAGATTTCTCTTGCATGGCATTTTGCTAAGGGAGTTACAGCACCAATTATCGGTGTAACAAAGGCAAAGTATTTAGACGACGCTGTAGGGGCTCTCAATGTAAAACTTACGGATGATGACATTGCCTACCTTGAGGAACTGTATGTTCCACACAAAATAGTCGGTGCACTTTAA
- a CDS encoding flavodoxin: protein MNKFNDKKILIAYFSREGGNYVSGRIVNLSVGNTEVVAKMIQKITGGELFRINTVKKYPDDYTEATKVAQQELRDNARPELSEYLDNIDDYEIIILCYPNWWGTMPMPVFTFLEKYDFTEKTILPVCTHEGSGLGHSERDIRKTCPNARLEKGLAIKGSNVHSAQPEIEKWLQKFINNFEEEK, encoded by the coding sequence ATGAATAAATTTAATGACAAAAAAATTTTAATAGCCTATTTTTCAAGAGAAGGAGGCAATTATGTCAGTGGTCGCATTGTGAATTTGTCGGTTGGAAATACGGAAGTTGTAGCTAAAATGATTCAGAAAATAACCGGCGGTGAACTGTTCCGCATTAACACGGTAAAAAAATATCCTGATGATTATACAGAAGCTACAAAAGTTGCTCAGCAAGAATTACGTGATAATGCAAGACCTGAGCTTTCAGAATATCTTGATAATATTGACGACTATGAAATTATCATATTATGCTATCCCAATTGGTGGGGAACTATGCCTATGCCTGTATTTACTTTTCTTGAGAAATATGACTTTACCGAAAAAACCATTCTCCCGGTCTGTACACATGAAGGAAGTGGTTTGGGACACAGCGAAAGGGATATAAGAAAGACTTGTCCAAATGCAAGGCTTGAAAAAGGGCTTGCTATAAAAGGTAGCAATGTACATTCAGCTCAGCCTGAGATTGAGAAATGGCTGCAAAAATTCATAAATAATTTTGAGGAGGAAAAGTAA
- a CDS encoding type II toxin-antitoxin system prevent-host-death family antitoxin — MQITATEFKNNIGKYLALASKEDIYITKNGKAIAKLTNTKQDKVEMAKSLFGILPADASLEQAREERLSRHERIN; from the coding sequence ATGCAAATAACAGCAACCGAATTTAAGAACAATATTGGAAAGTATCTCGCCCTTGCCTCCAAAGAGGACATATATATCACAAAAAACGGCAAAGCCATTGCCAAGCTTACAAACACAAAACAGGACAAAGTTGAAATGGCAAAATCCTTGTTTGGTATACTGCCTGCCGATGCTTCTTTGGAGCAGGCGAGAGAGGAGCGCTTGAGCCGTCATGAACGTATTAATTGA
- a CDS encoding PIN domain-containing protein, with product MNVLIDTNVVLDAMLSCSPFAEDAQKLFIMAAEEKINVHITASSITDIYYLLHKYLHDKKRCKQEIYKIIKIFNILDVTGSDCEKALELPMEDYEDALLAACAKRRKMECIITRNIKDFANSPVRAVLPGDFLKSI from the coding sequence ATGAACGTATTAATTGATACCAACGTCGTGCTGGACGCCATGCTTTCCTGCTCGCCTTTCGCTGAAGACGCGCAAAAATTGTTTATTATGGCCGCCGAGGAAAAAATCAACGTGCATATAACCGCAAGCTCCATTACGGATATCTATTACCTTCTACACAAATATCTGCACGACAAGAAGCGGTGCAAGCAGGAAATATATAAAATCATAAAAATCTTCAACATCCTTGACGTCACTGGCTCCGACTGTGAGAAGGCACTTGAGCTGCCCATGGAAGATTATGAGGATGCCTTGCTTGCCGCATGCGCCAAGCGCAGGAAAATGGAATGCATCATTACCCGGAACATTAAGGACTTCGCCAACTCGCCAGTCAGAGCTGTATTACCCGGCGACTTTCTGAAAAGCATATAA
- a CDS encoding cupin domain-containing protein: MDRNELEKISDFPLGEENVAFAQYFTGKSYLSLLNDKEVNIHNVTFEPGCRNNWHIHHGCGQILICVGGHGLYQEAGKDARLLKSGDVVYIPPEIKHWHGAVKDEGFAHLSLTVPTEGANTEWCEPVTDEEYNKLL, encoded by the coding sequence ATGGATAGAAATGAATTAGAAAAGATATCTGATTTTCCATTAGGTGAGGAAAATGTAGCATTTGCACAATATTTTACTGGAAAGAGCTATTTAAGCCTCTTAAATGATAAAGAAGTAAATATTCATAATGTTACGTTCGAACCTGGATGCCGAAACAATTGGCATATACATCATGGCTGTGGTCAGATACTTATATGTGTTGGTGGGCATGGCTTATATCAAGAAGCTGGGAAAGATGCACGACTATTAAAAAGCGGCGATGTAGTATATATACCACCGGAGATTAAGCATTGGCACGGCGCCGTCAAGGATGAAGGGTTTGCACATCTATCATTAACAGTTCCGACGGAAGGAGCAAACACTGAATGGTGTGAACCGGTTACCGATGAAGAATATAACAAACTACTTTGA
- a CDS encoding type II toxin-antitoxin system HicB family antitoxin has product MKETYIYHAIFDFASDGISVSFPDLPGCFTCGDNEEEAVRNAKEAMALHISGMEDDGDVIPEPTPISKIKVEDNQIVIPIEVWMPYYRSNIKTVYVKKTLTIPSWLNSIAERSKINFSQVLQEALKEKLGIREYKQ; this is encoded by the coding sequence ATGAAAGAAACATATATTTATCATGCTATATTTGATTTTGCATCTGACGGTATTTCTGTCAGTTTTCCCGATTTACCTGGCTGTTTTACATGTGGAGATAATGAAGAAGAAGCTGTAAGAAATGCAAAAGAGGCTATGGCACTTCATATTTCAGGTATGGAAGATGATGGAGATGTTATACCAGAACCAACTCCTATTTCTAAAATAAAAGTAGAAGATAATCAAATTGTTATTCCGATAGAAGTATGGATGCCATACTATAGAAGTAATATTAAAACTGTTTATGTAAAGAAAACACTGACAATACCATCATGGCTCAATAGTATCGCCGAAAGAAGCAAAATAAACTTTTCACAGGTGCTTCAAGAAGCTCTTAAAGAAAAATTAGGGATTAGAGAATATAAGCAATAG
- a CDS encoding N-6 DNA methylase, which produces MGTQNQRFRTVRNIKAVESERLNLQSKIDSLKKIDERRKLGQFSTPINLAREIISYGLKIHSCSEISFIDPAFGTGAFFSALLSEIEKMKKSIIKATGIEIDKTVFNFATSLWGESDIKLINADFTKIDNKGEKYNFLVCNPPYVRHQIIGNEQKSDLRKRIRNETNFDISGLAGLYCYFILLSYKWLAPGAVCGWLLPSEFMDVNYGDTIKEFLLNRVRLIRIHRYNPEESKFCDALVSSCVVWFKNEVTANDYEIEFSYGGTHEKPIITKSIKKSFLMEERKWTRFPEKGLRIRVSTNLTLGDFFDIKRGIATGDNNFFILTKEQIQELGIDMSFFKPILPSPRYLKTDEVFADSLGFPMLDKQYFLLDCSMPEEEIQIKYPELYKYLKSGISTTAKRYLCRNRNKWYFQEKREPTHFLCTYMGRSNGQNTLPFRFILNHSKAIVTNSYLMLYPKDDISYLIQSKPDIVKSVWNALKSISAENFESEGRIYGGGLKKIEPKELAKVECHELAKIFSDMMFK; this is translated from the coding sequence ATGGGAACACAGAATCAGCGATTTAGAACAGTTAGGAATATAAAAGCCGTTGAAAGTGAGCGTTTAAATCTTCAAAGTAAAATAGATTCTTTAAAAAAAATAGATGAACGTCGAAAGCTAGGTCAATTTTCAACACCTATAAATTTAGCTAGGGAAATTATTTCTTATGGACTTAAAATACATAGTTGTTCCGAAATTTCTTTTATAGATCCGGCCTTTGGAACAGGTGCTTTCTTTTCTGCTTTACTATCAGAAATAGAAAAAATGAAAAAGAGTATTATAAAAGCTACAGGCATTGAAATTGATAAAACTGTTTTTAATTTTGCTACTTCATTGTGGGGGGAAAGTGACATTAAGTTAATAAATGCTGATTTTACAAAAATAGATAATAAAGGAGAGAAATATAACTTTCTAGTTTGCAATCCTCCTTATGTAAGACATCAGATTATTGGTAATGAACAAAAATCTGACTTAAGGAAGAGAATACGAAATGAAACAAATTTCGATATTTCCGGACTTGCTGGTTTATATTGTTATTTCATACTTTTATCTTATAAATGGCTTGCACCAGGCGCTGTATGTGGATGGCTATTACCTAGTGAATTTATGGATGTTAATTATGGAGATACTATCAAAGAATTTTTATTGAACAGAGTACGATTAATTAGAATACATCGTTATAACCCTGAAGAAAGCAAATTTTGTGATGCTTTGGTTTCATCGTGTGTAGTATGGTTTAAGAATGAAGTTACAGCTAATGATTATGAAATTGAGTTTTCATATGGTGGGACCCATGAAAAACCAATAATAACCAAAAGTATAAAAAAATCCTTTTTGATGGAGGAACGGAAATGGACACGATTTCCTGAAAAAGGGTTAAGAATACGTGTTAGCACTAATTTAACATTAGGCGATTTTTTTGATATTAAGCGTGGAATTGCAACAGGTGATAATAATTTCTTTATTCTTACAAAAGAGCAAATTCAAGAACTTGGAATTGATATGTCGTTTTTCAAGCCAATACTTCCAAGCCCTAGGTATTTAAAAACTGATGAAGTATTTGCAGATTCATTAGGTTTCCCAATGCTTGATAAGCAATACTTTCTTTTAGATTGTTCAATGCCAGAGGAGGAAATTCAAATAAAATATCCTGAATTATATAAATACCTTAAAAGTGGAATAAGTACAACAGCCAAAAGATACCTTTGCAGGAATAGAAATAAATGGTATTTTCAAGAAAAGCGTGAGCCTACACATTTTCTGTGTACTTATATGGGGCGGAGTAATGGCCAAAATACGCTACCATTTAGATTTATATTAAATCATTCAAAAGCTATTGTTACAAATTCGTATTTAATGCTATATCCCAAAGATGATATCTCATACTTAATACAAAGTAAGCCGGATATAGTTAAAAGTGTTTGGAACGCACTAAAAAGCATATCAGCGGAAAACTTTGAGAGTGAGGGGCGTATATACGGTGGTGGTTTAAAGAAGATTGAACCGAAAGAACTTGCAAAAGTTGAATGTCATGAGCTCGCAAAAATATTTTCTGATATGATGTTTAAATAA
- a CDS encoding XamI family restriction endonuclease → MGINRDKPDLWKNDIIQSVDLYNAWFMKFAPRAFRETRVSTAKSVEHALAITNYLQNISPKVLEINPQILPILRMSTCPPIARDRLVGLAGVSKSLVENMEDNDNPRVSPRMGKAQLMNELKKISDIIKKMADPDIFVWLNENRDPNEVEIARSATIVADRLCGAVADPIIRNAQEKRQLAAIASFLKERGYSEADTGVKFNEMQAGTFAFRRNVPVRLTEDVENTINIPIDVLILPKTAKNGSLPIMIEAKSAGDFTNVNKRRKEEATKMQQLRNTYGQNVSYNLFLCGYFDTGYLGYEAAEGIDWIWEHRISDLEQLGI, encoded by the coding sequence ATGGGAATTAACCGTGATAAACCAGATTTATGGAAAAATGATATAATACAGTCGGTGGATCTATACAATGCATGGTTTATGAAATTTGCACCGCGTGCTTTTCGTGAAACGCGAGTTTCAACTGCAAAAAGTGTAGAACATGCACTTGCAATCACTAATTATTTACAGAATATTTCACCAAAAGTGTTAGAAATTAATCCTCAAATACTACCTATTCTAAGAATGTCAACTTGTCCACCAATTGCACGTGACAGGCTTGTTGGTTTAGCAGGTGTTTCAAAAAGTTTGGTTGAAAATATGGAAGATAATGATAATCCGCGGGTGTCTCCGCGTATGGGGAAAGCACAACTTATGAATGAACTAAAAAAAATATCAGATATTATAAAAAAAATGGCTGATCCCGATATTTTTGTATGGTTGAATGAAAATCGTGATCCTAATGAAGTAGAAATTGCACGTTCGGCAACTATTGTTGCAGATAGATTGTGTGGTGCTGTTGCCGATCCTATTATAAGGAATGCACAAGAAAAAAGGCAATTAGCCGCAATTGCTTCATTTTTGAAAGAAAGAGGCTATTCAGAAGCTGATACGGGTGTTAAATTTAATGAAATGCAAGCTGGAACTTTTGCTTTCCGCAGAAACGTACCTGTTCGTTTAACTGAAGATGTTGAAAATACTATTAATATACCAATTGATGTTCTAATTTTACCTAAGACGGCAAAAAACGGGTCATTACCAATTATGATTGAAGCAAAATCAGCAGGAGATTTTACAAATGTAAATAAACGGAGAAAAGAAGAAGCAACAAAAATGCAGCAATTACGTAATACATATGGGCAAAATGTATCATATAATTTGTTTTTATGTGGTTATTTTGATACAGGATATTTAGGATATGAAGCTGCAGAGGGGATTGATTGGATATGGGAACACAGAATCAGCGATTTAGAACAGTTAGGAATATAA
- the rlmD gene encoding 23S rRNA (uracil(1939)-C(5))-methyltransferase RlmD, translating to MKKNEEIIINIDDMNLEGYGLSYLDDSIIKVRGAIKGQNVKVKIKRIKGKEIEADVVDILERSPLEHGNVCNHFGKCGGCAYLNINYEDQLRLKEDYVKKLLDEVGIKDFEFLGIVGSPDIFSYRNKMEYTFGIDDNGEMQLGLHVKGRFYDIITTDDCRIVDSDFIACLKNVLNYTRQQGLPHYNIKTHEGYMRYLVIRKATNTGEILINIITTSKIEHDFSKLIDELRSIKLNGKLVGILHTVNDSYSDAVKCEKLTVLYGRDYIMEEILGLKFKISAFSFFQTNSKGAEKLYSIAREFAGEISNKVLFDLYCGTGAIGMIMAPLAKKVVGIELVEEAVDAARENARLNGLSNIQFIAGDVAQKIREINEKPDVVVLDPPRPGVNPKAIMDIIKLNPEKIIYVSCNPVSLARDLKMLTERQYKVEKVKCVDMFPHTHHVECVVLITKL from the coding sequence ATGAAGAAAAACGAAGAAATAATAATTAATATAGATGATATGAATTTAGAAGGTTACGGGTTATCATATTTAGATGACAGTATTATTAAAGTGAGAGGTGCCATTAAAGGACAAAATGTAAAGGTGAAAATAAAAAGAATAAAAGGTAAGGAAATTGAGGCAGACGTTGTAGATATACTTGAGAGATCACCGTTGGAACATGGTAATGTATGTAATCATTTTGGCAAATGTGGCGGTTGTGCATATTTAAATATAAATTATGAAGATCAATTAAGGTTAAAAGAAGATTATGTAAAAAAGCTTCTTGATGAGGTAGGGATAAAAGATTTTGAATTTTTAGGGATTGTAGGGAGCCCTGATATTTTTTCGTACAGAAACAAAATGGAATACACATTTGGAATAGATGACAATGGTGAGATGCAGTTGGGGCTTCACGTAAAAGGTAGATTTTACGATATTATAACGACGGATGACTGCAGGATTGTAGACAGCGATTTTATTGCATGTTTAAAAAATGTTTTAAATTATACAAGACAGCAAGGTTTACCACATTATAATATAAAGACACACGAAGGCTATATGAGGTACTTAGTCATTAGAAAAGCAACAAATACAGGTGAAATCCTCATAAATATAATTACCACATCCAAGATAGAACACGATTTTAGTAAACTAATAGATGAACTTAGAAGTATAAAATTAAATGGTAAACTTGTAGGCATATTGCACACTGTAAATGATAGCTATTCTGATGCAGTTAAGTGTGAAAAACTTACAGTTTTGTACGGCAGAGACTATATAATGGAAGAAATACTTGGTCTTAAATTTAAGATAAGCGCATTTTCATTTTTTCAGACTAATTCAAAAGGTGCAGAGAAGCTCTACAGCATAGCAAGGGAATTCGCAGGTGAAATATCCAATAAAGTTTTATTTGACTTGTATTGCGGCACTGGGGCTATAGGGATGATAATGGCTCCATTAGCTAAAAAAGTAGTAGGCATAGAACTTGTCGAAGAAGCTGTCGATGCTGCACGTGAAAATGCGCGATTAAATGGGCTTAGTAATATACAGTTTATAGCAGGCGATGTCGCACAAAAGATAAGGGAAATAAACGAAAAGCCAGATGTGGTTGTGCTAGATCCTCCAAGACCAGGAGTAAACCCAAAAGCTATAATGGACATCATAAAGTTGAACCCAGAAAAAATAATCTACGTATCTTGCAATCCTGTGTCCCTGGCGAGAGATTTAAAGATGCTTACTGAAAGACAGTACAAAGTGGAAAAAGTAAAATGTGTTGACATGTTTCCTCACACACATCATGTTGAGTGTGTGGTATTGATTACAAAGCTATAA
- a CDS encoding spore coat associated protein CotJA: MYEYNGFYIQSYDAGQKGLAEAYIPMQRYVSSYPPEQGLKRGTIFPELDKPYMEEKARGY; this comes from the coding sequence ATGTATGAGTATAATGGGTTTTATATACAAAGTTATGACGCGGGACAAAAAGGCTTAGCCGAAGCATATATACCCATGCAAAGGTATGTATCATCATATCCTCCTGAACAAGGTTTAAAGCGTGGGACGATTTTTCCAGAATTGGATAAGCCGTACATGGAAGAAAAAGCGAGGGGGTACTGA
- a CDS encoding spore coat protein CotJB — translation MDANQVALLKKIMELDFACIDLNLYLDTHPDDQKALRDYNYYSQQSRSLKAQYEQLYGPLMSFGETPSQCNRFKWVDDPWPWEIQY, via the coding sequence ATGGACGCAAATCAAGTAGCTCTCCTCAAAAAAATAATGGAATTGGATTTTGCTTGTATTGACTTAAATCTCTACCTTGACACACATCCTGATGACCAAAAAGCATTAAGAGACTACAATTACTATAGCCAACAATCAAGATCTCTAAAGGCACAGTATGAACAACTTTATGGTCCGTTGATGTCTTTTGGTGAAACACCTTCACAATGCAACAGGTTTAAATGGGTAGATGACCCATGGCCATGGGAAATTCAATATTAA
- a CDS encoding manganese catalase family protein, which yields MWVYEKKLEYPANVCKPDVKMAKFLIAQYGGPDGELAAALRYQTQRYTMPTGQAKGTLTDISTEEFGHLEIIATLVFKLLKGVPVEELRREGLGEQYTEHDRALFYSDTTGMLWSAAYIQAKGDVIADLHEDMAAEEKARATYEHLINLTDDPCVKDTLRFLREREIVHFQRFGETLDLVQEHLRSKKIF from the coding sequence ATGTGGGTGTATGAAAAGAAGTTAGAATATCCTGCCAATGTGTGTAAACCAGATGTTAAGATGGCTAAATTTTTGATTGCACAGTATGGTGGACCAGATGGCGAATTAGCTGCGGCATTGAGATACCAAACTCAAAGATACACAATGCCTACAGGACAAGCAAAGGGAACATTGACAGACATATCCACAGAAGAATTTGGCCACTTGGAAATAATTGCCACATTGGTCTTTAAACTGTTAAAAGGCGTACCAGTAGAAGAGCTAAGGAGAGAAGGCCTCGGAGAACAGTACACAGAGCACGATAGAGCTCTTTTCTATAGCGATACGACAGGTATGCTATGGAGTGCTGCATATATCCAGGCCAAAGGCGACGTAATCGCGGATCTTCATGAAGACATGGCAGCAGAAGAAAAGGCGAGAGCAACGTACGAACACCTTATAAATCTAACTGACGATCCTTGTGTAAAAGATACATTAAGATTTTTAAGAGAAAGAGAAATTGTACACTTCCAGAGATTTGGAGAGACTTTGGATCTGGTGCAAGAACACTTAAGAAGCAAAAAGATATTTTAA
- a CDS encoding homocysteine S-methyltransferase family protein, translated as MDIFKNLKNSIIVFDGAMGTMLQKKGLKTGECPEYYNLLHPDIVYEIHKSYIDAGADVIETNTFGANRIKLKSYNLSDKLPEIVKSAVQIARKAAGDKAVALSIGPIGELMEPFGKLTFDEAYSAFAEVAVEGEKAGADLALIETMSDILEAKAAILAVKENTNLKVICTMTFQEDGRTLMGTDPVTAVVSLQGLGLDAIGVNCSTGPDMMADIVKKMAEVSRIPILAQPNAGMPHLEDGLTLYDITKEKFAVESKKLLECGASIVGGCCGTTPEFIKLLKAEIHDTEKKTAVKEYTAVSSNTKTVFIGSDYPVCVIGERINPTGKKKLSAAIKEGNYNLIYDEAVSQEKLGASVLDVNIGVPGINEEELMPKIVSQVQNIVNVPLQIDSSNVKAIEKAVRIVRGKPIINSVSAKEKSLQEVLPIVKKYGTSVIGLTISDDGLPKNADERLRNAEKIVKAALEYGIPKEDIIIDCIALTVSSEQTAAIETLKAINLVKSKLGVSTVIGLSNVSYGLPERQLINTAFLAMAISYGLDAVIVNPNDKITMDILNASMVLSSRDKRCERYINTYKKDDGINKTQVLSVGKKTDSNASEMLYRNILDGKKADIDRLVMEILNEGVEPLSIVDNTIIPALKDVGDKYDKGIYFLPQLLNSAEVVESAFKVLKEKMPKGMGSKGKIILATVEGDIHDIGKNIVKVLLENYGYEVIDLGRDVKPSIIVDEVKRTNAKLVGLSALMTTTLNNMEKTIKILREKYDIKIMVGGAVLTKDYAMKIGADYYGANAQEAVRIADKVFSETN; from the coding sequence TTGGATATTTTTAAGAATTTAAAGAATAGCATAATCGTCTTTGACGGAGCAATGGGCACTATGCTTCAGAAAAAAGGACTTAAAACAGGAGAATGCCCTGAATATTACAATCTCTTACATCCGGATATTGTGTACGAAATCCACAAGTCGTATATTGATGCAGGGGCAGATGTTATTGAGACAAATACATTTGGCGCCAATAGGATAAAATTAAAATCTTACAATCTTTCAGATAAATTGCCTGAAATAGTCAAAAGCGCAGTACAGATAGCCAGAAAAGCTGCTGGTGATAAAGCCGTTGCTCTTTCTATAGGGCCTATTGGCGAACTGATGGAACCTTTTGGCAAGCTGACATTTGACGAGGCTTATAGTGCCTTTGCAGAGGTTGCTGTAGAAGGGGAAAAAGCCGGTGCTGATTTGGCACTTATTGAGACTATGTCAGATATATTAGAAGCGAAGGCGGCTATTCTTGCTGTAAAGGAGAATACTAATTTAAAGGTAATTTGTACCATGACGTTTCAAGAAGATGGAAGGACGCTTATGGGGACAGACCCTGTTACAGCAGTAGTAAGTCTTCAAGGGCTTGGCCTTGATGCCATAGGTGTCAATTGCTCTACGGGACCTGACATGATGGCAGACATAGTGAAGAAGATGGCTGAAGTTTCAAGGATACCAATTTTGGCGCAGCCAAATGCAGGAATGCCTCATTTAGAGGATGGATTGACTCTTTACGACATTACGAAAGAGAAATTTGCCGTCGAGTCAAAAAAGCTTTTAGAATGCGGGGCATCTATTGTTGGTGGTTGTTGTGGGACGACTCCAGAATTTATTAAGCTTTTGAAAGCTGAGATACATGATACAGAGAAAAAAACTGCCGTGAAAGAATACACAGCAGTTTCATCAAATACAAAGACTGTTTTCATAGGCAGCGATTATCCTGTGTGTGTAATCGGCGAAAGGATAAATCCTACAGGAAAGAAGAAATTGAGTGCAGCTATCAAAGAAGGCAATTATAATCTGATCTACGATGAAGCTGTATCGCAGGAAAAACTTGGCGCAAGCGTACTTGACGTGAATATCGGTGTGCCTGGCATAAACGAAGAGGAATTGATGCCTAAAATCGTTTCGCAGGTACAGAACATCGTCAATGTGCCATTGCAGATAGATAGTAGCAATGTAAAGGCGATTGAAAAAGCGGTAAGGATAGTCAGAGGTAAGCCTATTATAAATTCTGTCAGTGCAAAAGAGAAAAGTTTACAAGAAGTATTGCCTATTGTCAAAAAATACGGCACAAGTGTTATAGGACTTACAATAAGTGATGACGGTCTTCCTAAAAATGCAGATGAAAGGCTTAGAAACGCTGAGAAGATTGTAAAAGCCGCTTTAGAGTATGGAATACCAAAAGAAGATATAATAATTGACTGTATCGCACTTACAGTGTCATCTGAGCAGACAGCAGCAATAGAAACATTAAAAGCCATCAATCTTGTTAAGTCTAAGCTTGGAGTAAGTACGGTCATAGGACTTAGCAACGTATCTTATGGATTGCCTGAGCGGCAACTTATAAATACTGCATTTCTTGCGATGGCGATATCATACGGCTTAGATGCTGTTATAGTCAATCCAAATGATAAGATAACAATGGATATATTGAACGCTTCGATGGTCTTATCATCAAGGGATAAAAGATGCGAAAGATACATAAATACATATAAGAAAGATGATGGGATAAATAAGACGCAAGTATTATCTGTAGGGAAAAAAACAGATAGTAATGCAAGCGAGATGCTTTACAGAAATATATTAGATGGCAAAAAGGCTGATATAGATAGATTAGTGATGGAAATACTTAATGAAGGAGTAGAACCATTAAGCATAGTAGATAATACGATAATACCTGCGCTTAAAGATGTAGGAGATAAGTATGACAAAGGGATATATTTTCTTCCACAGCTTTTAAATTCTGCTGAAGTTGTGGAAAGCGCTTTTAAAGTTTTAAAGGAAAAAATGCCTAAAGGGATGGGCTCAAAAGGGAAAATAATACTGGCAACAGTTGAAGGTGATATACACGATATAGGGAAAAATATAGTAAAAGTGCTGCTTGAAAATTATGGCTATGAAGTCATAGATCTTGGTAGAGATGTCAAACCGTCTATAATTGTAGATGAAGTAAAGAGGACAAATGCAAAACTGGTAGGGCTTAGCGCCCTGATGACAACTACGCTAAATAATATGGAAAAGACCATTAAAATATTAAGAGAAAAATATGATATAAAAATAATGGTAGGCGGTGCCGTACTTACAAAAGATTATGCTATGAAAATCGGAGCTGATTACTACGGAGCAAACGCACAAGAAGCTGTAAGGATAGCAGATAAGGTGTTTAGTGAAACAAATTAA